A region from the Tachyglossus aculeatus isolate mTacAcu1 chromosome Y4, mTacAcu1.pri, whole genome shotgun sequence genome encodes:
- the NDUFS2 gene encoding NADH dehydrogenase [ubiquinone] iron-sulfur protein 2, mitochondrial yields MAALRAVRRLRGLWGPGPGLRPRVQAQPTRGARQWQPDVEWAEQFGGAVMYPSKGTAHWKPPPWNDVDPPKEKKVSNVTLNFGPQHPAAHGVLRLVMELSGEMVRRCDPHIGLLHRGTEKLIEHKTYLQALPYFDRLDYVSMMCNEQAYSLAVEKLLNIQPPPRAQWIRVLFGEITRLLNHIMALTTHALDIGAMTPFFWMFEEREKMFEFYERVSGARMHAAYIRPGGVHQDLPLGLMDDIYEFAKNFSLRIDELEEMLTNNRIWRNRTIGIGVVTAEEALDYGFSGVMLRGSGIQWDLRKTQPYDVYDQVEFDVPIGSNGDCYDRYLCRVEEMRQCLRIILQSLNKMPPGEIKVDDAKVSPPKRAEMKTSMESLIHHFKLYTEGYQVPPGATYTAIEAPKGEFGVYLISDGSSRPYRCKIKAPGFAHLAGLDKMSKGHMLADVVAIIGTQDIVFGEVDR; encoded by the exons GGGTGCCCGCCAGTGGCAGCCAGATGTGGAGTGGGCGGAGCAGTTTGGGGGGGCCGTCATGTACCCCTCCAAGGGGACCGCTCACTGGAAGCCCCCACCGTGGAATG ACGTGGACCCCCCGAAGGAGAAAAAGGTGTCCAACGTGACCCTGAACTTCGGGCCCCAACACCCGGCGGCCCACGGGGTCCTGCGGCTGGTGATGGAGCTGAGCGGCGAGATGGTGCGGCGCTGCGACCCCCACATCGGCCTGCTGCACCGCGGCACCGAGAAACTCATCGAGCACAAGACCTACCTGCAG GCCCTCCCCTACTTCGACCGCCTGGACTACGTGTCGATGATGTGCAACGAGCAGGCCTATTCGCTGGCCGTGGAAAAGCTGCTCAACATCCAGCCGCCCCCCCGGGCCCAGTGGATCCGAG TGTTATTTGGGGAGATCACCCGCCTGCTGAACCACATCATGGCCCTGACCACCCACGCGCTGGACATCGGGGCCatgacccccttcttctggatgtttgaggagagagagaag ATGTTCGAATTCTACGAGCGCGTGTCCGGAGCGCGGATGCACGCGGCCTACATCCGGCCCGGGGGGGTGCACCAG GACCTGCCCCTGGGGCTCATGGACGATATCTACGAGTTCGCCAAGAACTTCTCTCTGCGCATCGAcgagctggaggag ATGCTGACCAACAACCGCATCTGGCGGAACCGGACGATCGGCATCGGCGTGGTGACCGCGGAGGAGGCCCTCGACTACGGCTTCAG CGGGGTGATGCTCCGGGGTTCAGGGATCCAGTGGGACCTGCGGAAGACCCAGCCGTACGACGTGTACGACCAGGTGGAGTTCGACGTCCCCATCGGCTCCAACGGGGACTGTTACGACAG GTACCTGTGCCGCGTGGAAGAGATGCGTCAGTGCCTGCGGATCATCCTGCAGAGCCTCAACAAGATGCCCCCGGGCGAGATCAAGGTGGACGACGCCAAGGTGTCCCCCCCAAAGCGGGCCGAGATGAAG acgtccatggagtcgctgatCCATCACTTCAAGCTGTACACCGAGGGCTACCAGGTGCCCCCGGGGGCCACCTACACGGCCATCGAAGCTCCCAAG GGTGAGTTTGGCGTCTACCTCATTTCGGATGGCAGCAGCCGCCCGTATCGCTGCAAGATCAAGGCGCCCGGCTTCGCCCACTTG GCCGGCCTGGACAAGATGTCTAAGGGACACATGTTGGCGGACGTGGTGGCCATTATCG gcaCCCAGGACATCGTGTTCGGAGAAGTGGATCGGTGA
- the FCER1G gene encoding high affinity immunoglobulin epsilon receptor subunit gamma, producing MGPRALELLLLLLLLAQEAAALAEPELCYILDAILFAYGIVLTLLYCRLKVQVRKQPESSVGFEKSEGIYTGLGSHSQETYETLHHEKTPK from the exons ATGGGTCCCCGGGCcttggagctgctgctgctgctcctgctgctggcaCAGGAAGCAG CGGCCCTGGCCGAGCCCGAGCTGTGCTACATACTGGACGCCATCCTCTTCGCCTACGGCATCGTCCTCACCCTGCTGTATTGCCGCCTCAAG GTCCAAGTGAGAAAGCAGCCCGAATCCTCCGTCGGCTTCGAG AAATCCGAGGGGATCTACACG gGTCTGGGCAGTCACAGCCAGGAGACCTATGAGACACTGCACCATGAGAAGACCCCGAAATAG